Proteins from a single region of Pseudomonas quebecensis:
- a CDS encoding multidrug/biocide efflux PACE transporter — protein sequence MSPSKSLTERVCQAIGFEALALLICTPLLAWIMDKPALEMGMVTLAISVMALTWNVIFNGLFDRLKVRLQLANNPWTRVLHALLFEGGLILVCVPLIAAWLKISLLQAFILDIGVLLFFLPYTYVYHWGYDVLREKLLQKHTARRLDTLPGDPVAAVGEQAGDRATDIVR from the coding sequence ATGAGCCCTAGCAAATCCCTTACCGAACGCGTGTGCCAGGCCATCGGTTTCGAAGCCCTGGCGTTGTTGATCTGTACGCCGTTGCTGGCCTGGATCATGGACAAGCCCGCCCTGGAAATGGGCATGGTCACCCTGGCGATCAGCGTGATGGCGCTGACATGGAACGTGATCTTCAACGGCCTGTTCGACCGCCTCAAAGTGCGCCTGCAGTTAGCCAACAACCCATGGACCCGCGTGCTCCATGCGTTGCTGTTCGAAGGCGGGCTGATCCTGGTATGCGTGCCGTTGATCGCGGCGTGGCTCAAGATCAGCCTGTTGCAGGCGTTCATCCTCGACATCGGTGTACTGCTGTTTTTTCTGCCGTACACCTACGTGTATCACTGGGGGTATGACGTGCTGCGCGAAAAACTCCTACAAAAACATACCGCCCGACGCCTCGATACGCTGCCCGGTGATCCAGTGGCTGCCGTCGGCGAGCAGGCTGGCGATCGCGCCACCGATATCGTCCGGTAA
- a CDS encoding transporter, which produces MNHSIDHSHQDSDLFGLLYGFRFRPGEKGEQIDSATALQALQQPADSEEFLWLHLNLAHAACERWMKAHLQLPEEFFEALHEGSRSTRIEHVDAALLAVVNDVVFNFSSMVSSDISTLWVCARSRLLISARLQPLHSVDKLRSSVKGGERFRSPLELLVHLLRDQGEVLTQIVRKTSISVDHIEDQLLSSRVSTNRAELGAMRRVLVRLQRLLALEPGSLLRLLNRPPQWLQKEDVKELRKSTEEFALIINDLTALGERIKLLQEEIAANLNEQSNRTLFTLTVVTVLALPINIIAGFFGMNVGGVPLSQDPEGFWILVALVATFTLIAGRWAFRKRKDY; this is translated from the coding sequence ATGAACCACAGCATCGACCACAGCCACCAGGACTCTGACCTGTTTGGCTTGCTCTACGGTTTTCGTTTTCGCCCAGGTGAAAAAGGCGAGCAGATCGACTCAGCCACGGCCTTGCAAGCACTGCAGCAACCGGCCGACTCGGAAGAATTCCTATGGCTGCACCTGAACCTGGCCCACGCGGCCTGCGAGCGTTGGATGAAGGCTCACCTGCAGCTGCCCGAAGAGTTCTTCGAAGCGCTGCATGAAGGCTCGCGCTCCACGCGCATCGAACACGTCGACGCAGCCTTGCTGGCGGTGGTCAACGATGTGGTATTCAACTTCAGCAGCATGGTCTCCTCGGATATTTCCACGCTGTGGGTGTGTGCGCGTAGCCGGCTGTTGATCAGTGCGCGCCTGCAACCGCTGCACTCGGTGGATAAATTGCGTTCGTCGGTCAAAGGCGGTGAGCGCTTTCGTTCGCCGCTGGAATTGCTCGTGCATTTGCTGCGCGATCAGGGCGAGGTGCTGACGCAGATCGTGCGCAAGACCAGCATCAGCGTGGACCATATCGAAGACCAGTTGCTTTCCTCGCGCGTGTCCACCAACCGCGCCGAACTGGGCGCCATGCGCCGGGTGCTGGTGCGCCTGCAACGCTTGCTGGCGCTGGAACCGGGCTCGCTGCTGCGGCTGCTCAACCGTCCGCCGCAGTGGTTGCAGAAGGAAGACGTCAAAGAGCTGCGCAAGTCCACCGAGGAGTTCGCGCTGATCATCAACGACCTGACGGCCCTGGGCGAACGCATCAAGCTGTTGCAGGAAGAGATCGCCGCCAACCTCAACGAGCAGAGCAACCGCACGTTGTTCACCCTCACCGTAGTGACGGTGCTGGCGCTGCCGATCAACATCATCGCCGGTTTCTTCGGCATGAACGTCGGCGGCGTGCCGCTTTCCCAGGATCCGGAGGGGTTCTGGATTCTGGTGGCGCTGGTGGCGACGTTTACCTTGATTGCCGGACGCTGGGCATTCCGCAAGCGCAAGGACTACTGA
- a CDS encoding LysR family transcriptional regulator, whose amino-acid sequence MNKLELLRTFVRVTELSSFTQAGESLGLPRSTVSEHVQALEELLGARLLQRTTRKVQATQDGRVLYERSKDLLAHMEELEGLFRQDEAQLAGRIRVDMPNALARELILPRLPSFMDAHPLIELEISATDRQVDLLAEGFDCVLRIGAQPDQTVVARSLCSLPMINCVSASYLQRFGVPHTLADLADHHLVHYVRPLGSRSAGFEYLQGNKVQRLPMKGRVTVNSTDAYKSACLGGFGIIQVPTLGMADELARGELVAILPDYPPPPLDVALLYAGQRHLPMRVRVFMDWLAAMVQPHPDV is encoded by the coding sequence ATGAATAAACTTGAGTTGCTGCGCACCTTCGTACGCGTCACCGAGCTGTCGAGTTTTACCCAGGCCGGCGAGAGCCTGGGCCTGCCGCGTTCTACCGTGTCCGAGCATGTGCAGGCGCTGGAGGAACTGCTCGGCGCACGCTTGCTGCAACGCACTACGCGCAAGGTGCAAGCCACCCAGGACGGTCGCGTGTTGTACGAGCGCAGCAAGGATTTGCTGGCCCATATGGAGGAACTCGAGGGGCTGTTTCGCCAGGACGAAGCTCAGTTGGCCGGGCGGATACGCGTGGACATGCCCAACGCCCTGGCGCGGGAGTTGATTCTGCCGCGCCTGCCATCGTTCATGGACGCACACCCGCTGATCGAGCTGGAGATCAGCGCCACCGACCGCCAGGTCGACCTGCTCGCCGAAGGGTTCGACTGCGTGTTGCGCATCGGCGCGCAGCCGGATCAGACGGTGGTAGCCCGCTCGCTGTGCAGCCTGCCGATGATCAATTGTGTCAGCGCCAGCTACCTGCAGCGTTTTGGCGTGCCACACACCTTGGCCGACCTCGCCGACCATCACTTGGTGCATTACGTACGCCCGCTGGGATCACGTTCGGCGGGGTTCGAGTATCTGCAGGGCAATAAGGTGCAACGGCTTCCCATGAAGGGGCGGGTGACGGTCAACAGCACCGATGCGTACAAATCGGCTTGCCTGGGCGGCTTCGGGATTATCCAGGTGCCGACCCTGGGCATGGCCGACGAATTGGCTCGCGGTGAACTGGTGGCGATCCTGCCGGACTACCCGCCACCGCCGTTGGATGTGGCCCTGCTCTACGCCGGGCAACGGCATTTGCCCATGCGGGTGCGGGTGTTCATGGACTGGTTGGCCGCCATGGTGCAACCCCACCCGGATGTTTGA
- a CDS encoding SDR family NAD(P)-dependent oxidoreductase, translated as MTRKIALITGASRGLGKSAALHLAAQGVDIIGTYHSKADEAQALLMQIEQLGGRAAMLKLDVSQSATFGDFVGDVAGVLKDVFAQDRFDFLINNAGIGIHASFAETTEAQFDQLLAIQFKGPFFLTQKLLPVIRDGGRILNVSSGLARFSLPGYAAYAAMKGAMEVLTRYQAKELGGRGISVNILAPGAIETDFGGGAVRDNADLNAMVASNTALGRAGLPDDIGGAIASLLADGSHWITGQRIEASGGMFL; from the coding sequence ATGACCCGTAAAATCGCACTTATCACCGGTGCCAGCCGTGGCCTGGGCAAGAGCGCCGCGCTGCACCTTGCCGCACAGGGCGTCGATATCATCGGCACTTACCACAGCAAGGCCGACGAAGCCCAGGCACTGCTGATGCAGATCGAACAATTGGGCGGTCGTGCCGCAATGCTGAAGCTGGATGTGAGCCAGAGCGCGACGTTCGGTGATTTCGTCGGCGATGTGGCTGGCGTGCTCAAGGATGTTTTCGCACAGGATCGCTTCGACTTTCTGATCAACAATGCCGGTATCGGCATTCACGCCAGCTTCGCCGAGACCACCGAAGCGCAGTTCGACCAACTGCTGGCGATCCAATTCAAGGGCCCGTTTTTCCTGACCCAGAAACTGCTGCCGGTGATCCGCGACGGTGGTCGCATCCTCAACGTCTCCAGCGGCCTGGCGCGCTTCAGCTTGCCAGGCTACGCAGCCTACGCGGCGATGAAAGGCGCGATGGAAGTGCTGACCCGCTACCAGGCCAAGGAGCTGGGCGGGCGTGGCATCAGCGTCAACATCCTCGCCCCCGGTGCGATTGAGACCGACTTCGGTGGCGGCGCCGTGCGCGACAACGCCGACCTCAACGCGATGGTCGCCAGCAATACCGCCCTGGGCCGCGCCGGTTTACCGGACGATATCGGTGGCGCGATCGCCAGCCTGCTCGCCGACGGCAGCCACTGGATCACCGGGCAGCGTATCGAGGCGTCGGGCGGTATGTTTTTGTAG
- a CDS encoding GNAT family N-acetyltransferase: MHTRLVDYAALTAMQQQHVSAIEVHPEQLPFCGDMYCALNSLLAKPSPGVKGFALLADDFPVAFLLLKRPPCLPHWADEHSATLHALQVDRRQQGRGFGKACLQALPAVALEAWPQIKGLELSVDTDNVAAMGLYLGLGWVDSGEAYKGRVGYERRLSRALHPKQ; this comes from the coding sequence ATGCACACCCGCCTCGTCGACTACGCGGCGCTGACTGCCATGCAACAACAGCACGTCAGCGCCATCGAAGTTCACCCTGAGCAGTTGCCGTTTTGCGGCGATATGTATTGCGCGCTCAATAGCCTGTTGGCTAAACCCAGCCCCGGCGTCAAAGGCTTTGCGCTGCTGGCCGACGATTTCCCCGTCGCCTTCCTCCTGCTCAAACGCCCACCGTGCCTGCCCCATTGGGCCGATGAACACAGCGCTACGCTGCATGCCTTGCAGGTGGATCGCCGGCAACAGGGTCGCGGGTTCGGCAAGGCGTGTCTGCAGGCGTTGCCGGCGGTGGCGCTGGAGGCATGGCCGCAGATCAAGGGCTTGGAGTTGTCGGTGGACACGGACAATGTGGCGGCGATGGGCTTGTATCTGGGGCTTGGGTGGGTGGACAGCGGCGAGGCCTATAAGGGGCGGGTTGGCTACGAGCGCAGGTTGAGCCGGGCACTTCATCCGAAGCAATAA
- a CDS encoding LysR family transcriptional regulator, protein MASHEVLQAFVQAATQGSFSAAARKLGKSQSTVSAAVASLEIDLDVVLFDRSSRKPTLTPAGHVLLQRAEQVLEASSRLELAASQLAQGLEPKLSIAMSDTYQSDRFEVALSAFEQRYPDLELECLIAECEDLIALVQSGRAQIAFIEQQDVYPPDLTRAPVEERTEIALFVSPKHPLARLGTLTAHALQQHRELRLASIINPNETRANGRVWSAPSYLMLLEMAQLGFGWAPIPRWLVERFGGGQLVELKARGWPRSVAVDALWSRHHPPGPAGSWLLGKMLE, encoded by the coding sequence ATGGCCTCACATGAAGTGCTGCAGGCGTTTGTGCAGGCGGCTACCCAAGGCTCGTTTTCAGCGGCGGCGCGCAAGCTCGGCAAGAGCCAGTCCACCGTCAGCGCGGCGGTGGCGAGCCTGGAGATCGACCTGGATGTGGTGCTGTTTGACCGCAGCAGTCGCAAGCCGACCCTCACCCCCGCCGGCCATGTGCTGCTGCAACGCGCCGAGCAGGTGCTGGAGGCCAGCAGCCGGCTTGAGTTGGCGGCGAGCCAGCTGGCCCAGGGGCTGGAGCCTAAGCTGAGCATCGCGATGTCGGACACCTACCAGTCCGACCGTTTCGAGGTCGCCCTCAGTGCATTCGAACAACGCTACCCGGACCTTGAGCTGGAATGCCTGATCGCCGAGTGCGAGGACCTGATCGCGCTGGTGCAAAGTGGTCGCGCGCAGATCGCGTTTATTGAACAGCAGGACGTGTACCCACCGGACCTGACGCGCGCGCCCGTGGAAGAACGCACGGAAATTGCCCTGTTCGTGTCCCCCAAACATCCCCTGGCGCGCCTCGGCACTCTCACCGCGCACGCCCTGCAACAGCATCGCGAACTGCGTCTGGCCAGCATCATCAACCCGAATGAAACCCGCGCCAACGGCCGCGTCTGGTCGGCCCCCAGTTACCTGATGCTGCTGGAGATGGCCCAATTGGGTTTCGGCTGGGCGCCAATTCCGCGCTGGCTGGTGGAACGGTTTGGCGGCGGCCAATTGGTGGAGCTGAAAGCACGCGGCTGGCCGCGCTCGGTGGCGGTGGATGCGTTGTGGTCGCGGCATCATCCACCGGGGCCGGCGGGGAGCTGGTTGTTGGGCAAAATGCTGGAATGA
- a CDS encoding inorganic phosphate transporter, with translation MATPSLTASTSAPLAGPKPRLDKKPGLVTVIIFFAVLAMGLLFTAYSLMHDMHEMGAQVTTWTPFLLLGVALLIALGFEFVNGFHDTANAVATVIYTNSLPPHFAVVWSGFFNFIGVLLSSGAVAFGIIALLPVELILQVGSKAGFAMIFALLIAAILWNLGTWWLGLPASSSHTLIGSIIGVGVANALMHGRDGTSGVDWSQATKIGYALLLSPLIGFVFAALLLLALRAFVKNRALYKAPKGDTPPPWWIRGMLIATCTGVSFAHGSNDGQKGMGLIMLILVGTLPMAYALNRTMPAEQSLQFAAVAEVTQAALVKSAPQAAPGDPRAILSVYVRTKEATPELVPALAALAGHIGDEVKGYGSLARVPAEAVGNVRNDMYLTSETIRLMDKGKVGNFDADTQGKLQLFKQQIDDATRFIPLWVKIAVAIALGLGTMVGWKRIVVTVGEKIGKTHMTYAQGAAAETVAMLTIGAADMYGLPVSTTHVLSSGVAGTMVANGGGLQMKTIRNLLMAWVLTLPAAILLSGSLYWLFTNLF, from the coding sequence ATGGCCACCCCTTCCCTGACTGCTTCCACGTCCGCCCCCCTGGCAGGCCCCAAACCCCGGCTCGACAAGAAACCCGGCCTGGTCACGGTGATCATTTTCTTCGCCGTGCTTGCCATGGGCCTGTTATTCACCGCCTACAGCCTGATGCACGACATGCACGAGATGGGCGCACAGGTCACCACCTGGACGCCATTCCTGTTGCTGGGCGTGGCACTGTTGATCGCCCTGGGCTTCGAGTTCGTCAACGGGTTCCATGACACCGCCAACGCTGTGGCCACGGTGATTTACACCAATTCGCTGCCGCCGCACTTCGCGGTGGTATGGTCGGGCTTTTTCAATTTTATCGGCGTGCTGCTTTCCAGCGGCGCGGTGGCGTTCGGCATCATCGCCCTGTTGCCGGTGGAGTTGATTCTGCAGGTCGGCTCCAAGGCCGGCTTTGCCATGATTTTCGCGCTGCTGATCGCCGCGATTCTGTGGAACCTCGGCACCTGGTGGCTGGGGTTGCCTGCGTCGTCATCCCACACCCTGATCGGTTCGATTATCGGCGTGGGCGTGGCGAACGCCTTGATGCATGGGCGCGACGGCACCAGCGGGGTGGATTGGAGCCAGGCGACCAAGATCGGTTATGCGTTGCTGTTGTCGCCCCTGATCGGCTTTGTGTTTGCCGCTTTGCTGTTGCTGGCCCTGCGCGCCTTCGTGAAAAACCGCGCGCTGTATAAAGCCCCCAAGGGCGACACCCCGCCGCCGTGGTGGATTCGCGGCATGCTGATCGCTACCTGCACCGGCGTGTCGTTCGCCCACGGTTCCAACGACGGCCAGAAAGGCATGGGCCTGATCATGCTAATTCTGGTCGGCACCCTGCCGATGGCTTATGCCCTGAACCGCACCATGCCCGCCGAACAATCGTTGCAATTTGCGGCGGTGGCCGAAGTGACCCAGGCCGCGCTGGTCAAAAGCGCGCCGCAGGCCGCGCCAGGCGACCCGCGCGCGATTCTGTCGGTGTATGTGCGCACCAAGGAAGCCACTCCGGAACTGGTGCCGGCCCTTGCCGCCCTCGCCGGCCACATTGGCGATGAAGTCAAAGGCTACGGCTCCCTGGCCAGGGTTCCCGCCGAAGCGGTCGGCAACGTGCGCAATGATATGTACCTGACCAGCGAAACCATTCGCCTGATGGACAAGGGCAAGGTCGGCAACTTCGACGCTGACACCCAAGGCAAACTGCAACTGTTCAAACAGCAGATCGACGATGCCACGCGCTTTATCCCGCTGTGGGTGAAAATCGCCGTGGCCATTGCCCTGGGCCTCGGCACCATGGTCGGCTGGAAGCGCATTGTGGTGACGGTAGGCGAGAAAATCGGCAAGACCCACATGACCTACGCCCAGGGCGCCGCGGCGGAAACCGTGGCGATGCTGACCATCGGCGCGGCGGATATGTATGGGTTGCCGGTCTCGACTACCCATGTGTTGTCATCCGGCGTGGCGGGCACCATGGTGGCCAACGGCGGTGGCTTGCAGATGAAGACCATCCGCAATTTGCTGATGGCCTGGGTGCTGACGTTGCCGGCGGCGATTCTTCTGTCGGGCAGCCTGTACTGGCTGTTCACCAACCTGTTCTGA